The Enterococcus sp. 7F3_DIV0205 genome has a window encoding:
- a CDS encoding CtsR family transcriptional regulator: MSNQNTSDLIEAYLKKILEESSKIEIRRAEMAHLFNCVPSQINYVINTRFTIQRGYSVESKRGGGGYIRIAKVQISDSDQLLKQIAQFTGNGLSEKDALIFIQKLYEEEVITKREGNLMLSVLGKQVLGKAGSNEDYLRAQLMHSFLERLSYEEE; this comes from the coding sequence ATGAGTAATCAAAATACTTCAGATTTAATAGAAGCATATTTAAAAAAAATTCTTGAAGAAAGTAGTAAGATTGAGATTCGTAGAGCTGAAATGGCTCATTTATTCAATTGTGTTCCCTCCCAGATTAATTATGTGATCAATACGCGTTTTACGATCCAACGAGGTTATTCTGTCGAGAGTAAGCGTGGTGGCGGTGGTTATATTAGGATCGCCAAAGTCCAAATTTCTGATAGTGATCAATTATTAAAACAAATTGCCCAGTTTACGGGAAATGGACTTTCAGAAAAGGATGCACTGATTTTTATACAAAAGTTGTATGAAGAAGAAGTGATTACCAAAAGAGAAGGAAATCTGATGTTGTCTGTTCTTGGGAAACAGGTTTTAGGCAAAGCAGGATCAAATGAAGATTATTTACGTGCTCAATTGATGCATTCATTTTTAGAACGTTTGAGTTACGAGGAGGAATGA